A stretch of the Verrucomicrobiia bacterium genome encodes the following:
- a CDS encoding Uma2 family endonuclease: MTEPYDELLYGEPHLRLAPGERHERLCARLHATLLASVANLGGTRLLPVRTRIQLNSQHALRPDLALVTTANNRLWLAVEIVSSDDHRVDTVLKKQIYEDTRLPRLWMVDPRYDNVEVYHATAYGLVLKGILAGSEILSEPLLPEFQIAVRDLFAAGATPPAN; the protein is encoded by the coding sequence ATGACCGAGCCTTACGATGAGTTGTTGTATGGCGAACCCCACCTGCGCCTGGCGCCGGGCGAACGCCACGAACGCCTCTGCGCCCGCCTCCACGCCACTCTCCTCGCCAGCGTGGCCAACCTGGGCGGCACCCGCCTCCTGCCCGTCCGGACGCGGATTCAACTCAATTCGCAGCACGCCCTCCGGCCGGACCTCGCCCTGGTCACCACCGCCAACAACCGCCTCTGGCTCGCCGTGGAAATCGTCAGTTCGGACGACCACCGCGTCGACACCGTCCTCAAGAAGCAAATCTACGAGGACACCCGGCTCCCGCGGTTGTGGATGGTGGACCCGCGTTACGACAACGTGGAGGTTTACCACGCCACCGCCTACGGGCTCGTGTTGAAAGGCATTCTGGCCGGGAGCGAAATTTTGAGCGAACCGCTGCTGCCCGAATTTCAAATTGCCGTGCGCGATTTGTTTGCCGCGGGAGCAACCCCGCCTGCGAATTGA
- a CDS encoding excinuclease ABC subunit A, giving the protein MNREDTIQILGAREHNLKNISLAIPRGKFVVVTGVSGSGKSTLAFDLIFAEGQRRFLDSMSAYARQFVEQMARPDVDLIDGLPPTVSIEQRTTRGGGKSTVATVTEIYHFVRLLFARLGTQYCPDCQVAVRPQTHDEVEAQLRAALKPRGPLRLLAPVVKRRKGFHTDVGEWAAKHGYAEIRADGKLRPTREPLRLDRFKEHDVEVVTGILNPGGAAAQRKGGPKSSRLPVAAEKSAAQLIAETLKLGNGTLLALDRRGRVSVHSTERVCPSCQRAFEPLDPKNFSYNSPAGWCPKCRGFGELFYLPEVERGANADSVEESWWSWAQEREVCPECHGARLNPVARAVRLAGTSRRAAPTIDVLSALDVEAAARFFATLKFDARAAAIARDILPEIHERLRFLNEVGLGYLQLGRGVPTLSGGEGQRIRLAAQLGSNLSGVLYVLDEPTIGLHTRDNEQLLNTLERLRARGNSVLVVEHDEDTMRRADYVIDLGPGAGVHGGQVVASGTLPELLRHQDSLTGQCLRAQAEKRYPARGARRPVTASERPQAKRNAAPSGSAWLTLQHAAKNNLRDLTVRFPLGRFICVTGVSGSGKSTLIRECLLPALQTALQKGRGPARAAAGTKRLPGLTGCESIAAVYEVDQSPIGRTPRSIPATYVGFFDDIRQLFAQVPEARMRGYTGSRFSFNSAQGRCPECEGAGVIKLEMNFLPPAFVRCETCNGTRFNQETLDIQYAGKNIAQVLDLSVEEALNFFAAHRKIHRALQALHDTGLDYLKLGQTSPTLSGGEAQRVKLVSHLLSGLRPGPAEAPLRAAKSPARNLFILEEPTIGLHMADVRRLVDVIQRLVDAGHTVIVIEHNLDLVAEADWVIDLGPEGGEGGGRIVCAGTPEAVARNKRSHTGRFLRNVLHHA; this is encoded by the coding sequence GTGAACCGCGAAGACACCATCCAAATCCTCGGCGCCCGCGAGCACAACCTGAAGAACATTTCGCTCGCCATTCCGCGCGGGAAGTTCGTCGTCGTCACCGGCGTCAGCGGCTCGGGCAAGAGCACGCTCGCCTTCGATCTCATCTTTGCCGAGGGCCAGCGGCGGTTCCTGGACTCCATGAGCGCCTACGCGCGCCAGTTCGTCGAACAGATGGCGCGTCCCGACGTGGACCTGATCGACGGTCTGCCGCCCACGGTCAGCATCGAACAGCGCACCACGCGCGGCGGCGGCAAAAGCACCGTCGCCACCGTCACGGAGATTTATCATTTCGTCCGCCTGCTCTTCGCCCGGCTCGGCACGCAGTATTGTCCGGATTGCCAGGTCGCCGTGCGGCCGCAAACCCATGACGAAGTTGAAGCGCAGCTGCGCGCAGCCCTGAAGCCGCGCGGGCCGCTCCGCCTGCTGGCGCCGGTGGTCAAACGGCGCAAGGGCTTCCACACCGACGTCGGCGAATGGGCCGCCAAGCATGGTTACGCGGAAATTCGCGCCGATGGCAAATTGCGTCCAACCCGGGAACCGTTGCGTCTGGACCGTTTCAAAGAACACGACGTCGAGGTGGTGACGGGCATTTTGAACCCCGGCGGCGCCGCGGCGCAGAGGAAAGGCGGGCCAAAATCTTCGCGTCTCCCCGTCGCCGCGGAGAAATCGGCTGCTCAGTTGATCGCCGAAACCTTGAAGTTGGGCAACGGCACCCTGCTCGCGCTGGACCGGCGCGGCCGCGTGTCCGTGCACAGCACCGAACGCGTCTGTCCGTCGTGCCAGCGCGCCTTTGAGCCGCTGGACCCGAAGAATTTCAGCTACAACTCCCCCGCGGGCTGGTGTCCCAAATGCCGCGGCTTCGGCGAATTGTTCTACCTGCCCGAGGTTGAGCGCGGGGCGAACGCCGATTCGGTCGAGGAAAGCTGGTGGAGCTGGGCGCAGGAGCGGGAGGTTTGCCCCGAATGCCACGGGGCGCGCTTGAATCCCGTGGCCCGCGCCGTGCGGTTGGCGGGAACTTCACGCCGTGCCGCTCCGACCATTGACGTTCTGTCCGCCCTGGACGTGGAAGCCGCCGCCCGGTTTTTTGCCACGCTCAAGTTCGATGCGCGTGCAGCCGCCATCGCCCGCGACATCCTGCCGGAAATTCACGAGCGGCTGCGCTTCCTGAACGAAGTCGGGCTCGGCTACCTGCAACTGGGACGCGGCGTGCCCACGCTTTCGGGCGGTGAAGGCCAGCGGATCCGCCTCGCGGCACAGCTGGGTTCCAATCTCAGCGGCGTGCTTTACGTTCTCGACGAGCCCACCATCGGCCTGCACACCCGCGACAACGAACAGTTGCTCAACACGCTCGAACGGCTGCGGGCGCGCGGCAATTCCGTGCTCGTGGTGGAGCACGACGAAGACACGATGCGCCGCGCGGATTACGTCATCGACCTGGGCCCCGGCGCCGGCGTTCACGGCGGTCAGGTCGTGGCGAGCGGGACGTTGCCGGAGCTGCTGCGCCATCAGGATTCCCTCACCGGCCAATGCCTGCGCGCCCAGGCGGAGAAACGCTATCCGGCCCGCGGCGCGCGGCGGCCGGTCACAGCCAGCGAACGTCCGCAGGCGAAGCGCAACGCCGCACCGTCCGGTTCCGCCTGGCTGACGTTGCAACACGCCGCGAAAAACAATCTGCGTGATCTGACCGTGCGTTTTCCGCTGGGCCGGTTCATCTGCGTCACCGGCGTCAGCGGCTCGGGCAAGAGCACGTTGATTCGCGAATGCCTGTTGCCCGCGCTGCAAACGGCGCTCCAGAAGGGCCGCGGCCCCGCGCGCGCCGCGGCCGGAACCAAACGCCTGCCCGGGCTGACGGGCTGCGAATCCATCGCCGCGGTCTATGAAGTGGACCAGTCGCCCATCGGCCGCACGCCGCGCTCGATTCCCGCCACCTACGTCGGCTTCTTCGACGACATCCGCCAGTTGTTCGCCCAGGTGCCGGAGGCGCGGATGCGCGGTTACACGGGGAGCCGGTTCTCGTTCAACAGCGCGCAGGGGCGATGCCCCGAATGCGAAGGCGCAGGCGTCATCAAACTTGAAATGAACTTCCTGCCGCCGGCCTTTGTGCGGTGCGAAACCTGCAACGGCACGCGGTTCAACCAGGAAACGCTCGACATCCAATACGCCGGCAAAAACATCGCCCAGGTGCTGGATCTTTCGGTCGAGGAGGCGCTGAACTTCTTCGCGGCGCACCGCAAGATTCATCGCGCGTTGCAGGCGCTCCACGACACGGGACTGGATTACCTCAAGCTCGGCCAGACGAGCCCGACGTTGAGCGGCGGCGAAGCCCAGCGCGTGAAACTCGTTTCCCATCTCTTGTCCGGTCTGCGACCCGGTCCCGCGGAAGCGCCGTTGCGGGCCGCGAAATCCCCGGCCCGCAACCTGTTCATTCTCGAAGAGCCCACCATCGGCCTGCACATGGCCGACGTGCGCCGGCTGGTGGACGTGATTCAACGGCTGGTGGACGCCGGGCACACCGTAATCGTCATCGAGCACAATCTGGATCTCGTGGCCGAAGCGGACTGGGTCATTGACCTCGGTCCCGAAGGCGGCGAAGGCGGCGGCCGGATTGTTTGCGCCGGCACGCCCGAAGCCGTCGCCCGGAACAAACGCTCGCACACCGGACGCTTCCTCCGTAACGTGCTGCACCACGCATGA
- a CDS encoding cysteine peptidase family C39 domain-containing protein: MNPLFWPTAALGVLLFLLGNWLARKSSSSPALLWATAVVLALPGLVFALYYFKLLGEPLWLYRFRAMPGTELTGAGMGLLAGMLQSTRTRRPRLQKATSAFGFPVIFGFALCLPYLKPVLRPLHLPASSNGWTQGVCRQSTPSTCGPASAATLARLAGVNLDEHTLAHECFTSERGTENWYLARALRRHGLTAEFAERSPTGEALPYPAIAGVTAGYGTGHFIPILGRDGSNYIVGDPMRGREIMSPADLHEAYQFTGFFLIVK; encoded by the coding sequence ATGAACCCCCTGTTCTGGCCAACCGCCGCCCTGGGCGTTTTGCTTTTTCTGCTGGGAAACTGGCTGGCCCGGAAATCGTCCAGCTCACCGGCCCTCCTTTGGGCCACGGCCGTCGTGCTGGCGTTGCCCGGCCTGGTCTTCGCGCTGTATTACTTCAAACTCCTCGGTGAACCGCTTTGGTTGTATCGCTTTCGCGCGATGCCCGGCACCGAACTGACTGGCGCCGGCATGGGACTGCTGGCCGGAATGTTGCAGAGCACCCGAACCCGCCGGCCACGGCTGCAAAAAGCCACCAGCGCCTTCGGTTTTCCCGTGATTTTTGGCTTTGCCCTGTGCCTGCCCTACTTGAAGCCCGTGTTGCGCCCCCTGCACCTGCCCGCTTCGTCCAACGGCTGGACACAGGGCGTCTGCCGCCAATCCACGCCCTCAACTTGCGGCCCGGCCAGCGCCGCCACCCTGGCCCGCCTGGCCGGAGTGAACCTGGATGAACACACGCTGGCGCACGAGTGCTTTACGTCCGAGCGCGGCACCGAAAACTGGTATCTCGCGCGCGCGCTGCGACGACACGGGCTGACCGCGGAATTCGCGGAACGCTCCCCCACCGGCGAAGCCCTGCCCTATCCTGCGATTGCCGGCGTGACGGCGGGCTACGGCACCGGACATTTCATTCCCATCCTCGGTCGGGATGGCTCCAATTACATTGTTGGCGACCCGATGCGAGGCCGTGAAATCATGTCGCCGGCCGACCTGCACGAGGCTTATCAATTCACCGGCTTTTTCCTCATTGTGAAGTGA
- the uvrA gene encoding excinuclease ABC subunit UvrA: protein MSQAKAGGHIHLRGVRHNNLKGFDLDLPLHRLIVVTGLSGSGKSSLAFDTLFAEGQRRYIETFSPYARQFFDRMDKPRVDQITGIPPAIAIEQRNAVRTTRSTVGTMTEICDYLKLLWPRFARLHCRQCGQPVRKEPPQFIWERLSAECGVRNAEWLITFDVPLSEKLSLEESLALIAKQGFQRLLIDGEIIRLDEAAAHAALRPPRAALTIIQDRVRLAAANRARFVEACEQAYHFGKGKLAIWELDASVPPAALRGPRLFSQGFHCATCDLDYREPSPALFSFNHPLGACPACKGFGRIISIDYDLALPDRRKTLTEGAVRPWQSGFSAECQADLLKFCRLRKVPTNVPFNQLSAAHQDWVINGDPGYGSDRDHEWPRAWYGVKGYFRWLESKSYKMHVRVLLSRYRAYTRCPECHGGRLNRDALLYRIPSEAGRVKREDNPDDKNPASGFHPPASLSLADFYALPISDALALVESLARTQPAAQRNAQSALAVALDEVRARLQYLVEVGLGYLTLDRPTRTLSGGETERVNLTTCLGTRLVNTLFVLDEPSVGLHPRDTARLVRLLEQLRDHGNTVVVVEHEASVMRAADQIVDLGPGHGATGGELVFQGTFREILKSRSSLTGQYLSERKRVEPSQLRPTDKSTPRLKLSHATRHNLNDVTVEIPLGRLVVVSGVSGSGKTTLVRELLFPAVQAALGADRELAKASDRLDVTEREEGPEAESAGPAAHQLTGAKPLARVLLVDQSALGKTPRSNPAVYTGAFEHVREVFAQSEAARQRGLNASAFSFNSAVGQCERCRGAGFEKIEMQFLSDVFIRCPDCNGRRYRPHILEVKIRSTPAVAATALEWSIADALEATVDEAAGFFGSFADSKPARRAITALRLLQDVGLGYLQLGQPINTLSGGESQRLKLAAHLAEAALGESVQPAGSTHGTLFIFDEPTTGLHFDDVRVLLAVFQRLVTAGHSVLVIEHNLDVIRAADWVIDLGPEAGVDGGKVVATGTPADIARCATSHTGKFLLGELRASEQGKAKRT from the coding sequence ATGTCACAGGCGAAGGCTGGCGGCCACATCCATCTCCGCGGTGTCCGCCACAACAATCTCAAGGGATTCGACCTCGATCTGCCGCTCCACCGGCTCATCGTCGTCACCGGTTTGAGCGGGTCGGGCAAGAGTTCGCTCGCCTTCGACACCTTGTTCGCCGAGGGCCAGCGCCGCTACATCGAAACCTTCTCGCCCTACGCGCGGCAGTTTTTCGACCGCATGGACAAGCCGCGCGTGGACCAGATCACCGGCATTCCGCCCGCCATCGCCATCGAACAACGCAACGCCGTCCGCACCACCCGCTCCACGGTCGGCACCATGACCGAAATCTGCGACTATCTGAAGCTCCTGTGGCCGCGTTTCGCCCGGCTGCACTGCCGTCAATGCGGACAACCGGTGCGCAAGGAGCCGCCGCAATTCATCTGGGAGCGGTTGAGTGCGGAGTGCGGAGTGCGAAATGCGGAATGGCTGATCACCTTTGACGTGCCCTTGTCGGAAAAGCTTTCGCTGGAGGAATCCCTCGCGCTGATCGCGAAACAAGGATTTCAACGGCTCCTGATTGACGGAGAAATCATCCGCCTCGACGAGGCCGCCGCCCATGCCGCGCTGCGCCCGCCGCGGGCCGCACTCACAATCATCCAGGACCGCGTCAGGCTCGCCGCCGCCAACCGCGCCCGGTTCGTCGAGGCCTGCGAACAGGCGTATCACTTCGGCAAGGGCAAACTGGCGATTTGGGAGTTGGACGCATCCGTTCCGCCCGCCGCGCTCCGGGGGCCGCGTTTATTCAGCCAGGGTTTTCACTGTGCGACATGCGATCTCGATTACCGCGAGCCGTCGCCTGCGCTGTTCAGCTTCAATCATCCGCTCGGCGCCTGTCCGGCGTGCAAGGGCTTTGGGCGCATCATCTCGATTGACTACGACCTCGCCCTGCCCGACCGCCGCAAAACGCTCACCGAAGGCGCCGTGCGTCCCTGGCAGAGCGGCTTCAGCGCGGAGTGCCAGGCGGACTTGCTCAAGTTCTGCAGGCTCCGCAAAGTCCCGACGAACGTCCCGTTCAATCAGTTGTCCGCCGCGCACCAGGACTGGGTCATCAACGGCGACCCCGGTTACGGCAGCGACAGGGACCACGAATGGCCGCGGGCTTGGTATGGCGTGAAGGGATATTTCCGCTGGCTGGAGAGCAAATCCTACAAAATGCACGTGCGCGTGCTGCTGTCGCGTTACCGCGCCTACACGCGCTGCCCGGAATGTCACGGCGGCCGTTTGAACCGCGACGCCCTGCTCTATCGAATCCCAAGTGAAGCCGGCCGGGTGAAACGGGAGGATAACCCCGACGATAAAAATCCAGCCTCCGGCTTTCATCCTCCTGCGTCGCTGAGTTTGGCCGACTTTTACGCGCTGCCCATTTCCGACGCGCTGGCCCTGGTCGAATCGCTCGCCCGAACGCAACCTGCGGCCCAGCGCAACGCACAATCCGCGCTCGCCGTCGCGCTCGATGAAGTCCGCGCCCGCCTGCAATACCTCGTCGAGGTCGGCCTCGGTTATCTGACGCTGGACCGCCCGACGCGCACACTTTCCGGCGGCGAAACGGAACGCGTCAACCTCACCACCTGCCTCGGCACGCGGCTGGTCAACACGCTGTTCGTCCTGGATGAGCCCAGCGTCGGTTTGCATCCACGCGATACCGCCCGGCTGGTGCGGCTGCTCGAACAGCTTCGCGATCACGGGAACACCGTGGTCGTTGTGGAACACGAAGCCAGCGTCATGCGCGCCGCGGACCAGATTGTGGATCTTGGCCCCGGGCACGGCGCCACCGGCGGCGAACTCGTCTTCCAAGGGACGTTCCGTGAGATTCTGAAGAGCCGGAGCAGTCTGACCGGCCAATATCTCAGCGAACGCAAGCGCGTTGAACCGTCGCAGTTGCGGCCCACGGACAAGAGCACCCCGCGGCTCAAGCTCAGCCACGCCACGCGCCATAATCTCAATGACGTCACGGTGGAAATTCCCTTGGGCCGGCTGGTCGTGGTCAGCGGGGTGAGCGGTTCCGGCAAGACCACGCTGGTTCGCGAACTCCTTTTTCCCGCCGTGCAGGCCGCGCTGGGCGCCGACCGGGAACTGGCCAAGGCATCCGACCGGCTTGATGTCACCGAACGCGAGGAGGGTCCCGAAGCTGAAAGTGCCGGGCCGGCCGCGCATCAGCTCACCGGCGCCAAACCGCTCGCGCGCGTGCTGCTGGTGGACCAGTCGGCGCTGGGCAAGACGCCGCGCTCGAACCCCGCCGTTTACACGGGCGCCTTCGAGCATGTTCGCGAGGTGTTCGCGCAATCTGAAGCGGCCCGCCAACGCGGCCTGAACGCCAGCGCGTTCAGCTTCAACTCGGCCGTGGGCCAGTGTGAACGCTGCCGCGGGGCCGGCTTTGAAAAGATTGAAATGCAGTTCCTGAGCGACGTGTTCATCCGCTGTCCGGACTGCAACGGCCGGCGTTACCGCCCGCATATTCTCGAGGTCAAAATCCGCTCCACGCCTGCCGTCGCCGCGACCGCGTTGGAGTGGTCGATTGCAGACGCCCTGGAAGCCACGGTCGATGAAGCCGCCGGTTTCTTCGGCAGTTTTGCCGATTCCAAACCCGCCCGCCGCGCGATCACGGCGCTGCGATTGTTGCAGGATGTGGGGCTCGGTTACCTGCAACTGGGCCAGCCCATCAACACGCTCAGCGGCGGCGAGAGCCAGCGCCTCAAGCTCGCCGCGCACCTGGCCGAAGCCGCCCTCGGGGAGTCCGTCCAACCGGCCGGTTCCACCCACGGCACCTTGTTCATCTTTGACGAACCCACCACCGGCCTGCACTTCGACGATGTGCGCGTGCTGCTGGCGGTTTTTCAACGGCTCGTAACGGCCGGGCATTCGGTGCTCGTGATCGAGCACAATCTGGACGTCATCAGGGCGGCGGATTGGGTCATTGATCTGGGGCCGGAAGCGGGAGTTGACGGGGGAAAAGTCGTGGCCACGGGCACCCCGGCCGACATCGCCCGCTGCGCCACCAGTCACACCGGAAAATTTTTACTGGGCGAACTACGCGCCAGCGAACAGGGAAAGGCCAAACGCACATGA